ATTCCAGACTTCTATTAATTTCTTTACTAAATAATCTGCGTGGGCTGATTTGGCCGGCCATAACCACGCCTTCTACGGCTTCATTTTTAAGTATATCAAACATTTTCTGAAAGTCAGAGAGCCCAATCCAATATATCTTATCAACAAATTTTTTTAGTTTTGGCGAGGTATCGCCTTTAATCGCGATAGCGACAATTGAGCAGCCTTTTTTCTTGGCAGCCTCTGCAAAAAGTAGGGGGAATTTTCTATTTCCGGCGATTAAACCGATTTTTATCATATTTAATCTTAGGGACGGTTCTCTTTGATAACCGTCCCTAAGTTTTCCTATTTAACGGCAGGAACGGGCCAGGCCACGCTCAGAGCTTTTGGCAAAATTAATCAGATAAGATATCTCTTCACTTTTCTCTAACTCTTTTTCTACTTTTTCAATGGCATGTTTCACGGACAACCCGGAATTAAATATTACTCTGAATGCCTGATCAAGCTGTTTAATGGATTTATTAGAGATGCCTTTGCGCCTTAAGCCAACAAGATTTAGACCATACACACGCGCAGGATGTCCATCACAGGTAGAAAAAGGGGGAATATCCTGAACCACCTTGGAACAACCGCCAATAATTGAAAGCATGCCAATACGCACAAATTGATGTATTGCTACTATCCCGCCGATTACCGCCCTATCTTCAATGGTAACATGGCCAGCCAGAGTACTGTTATTGGCCAAAACACACCAATTACCAACATTACAATCATGGGCAACGTGAGAATAAGCCATGAGCAAATTATTATCTCCGATAACCGTCTTTGCGCCTTCTTTGGTTCCCGGATTGAGCGTGCAGTACTCGCGGATAATATTATTATTACCTATCTCTAAAAAAACTTTTTCACCTTTAAATTTGAGATCCTGAGGCCTGCTGCCCACTACCGCTCCAGTAAATATTTCACAAGATTTGCCAATAGTAGTATTACCTTCGATTACGCAATGCGGCCCAATCAAAGTATCCGCGCCAATAGTTACATTGTCGCTAATTATACTATAAGGGCCAACAGCTACTCCCGAATCTAATTTTGCTTTCGAAGAAATTATTGCCGAAGGATGTATTTTCATAATTAATTATCTACCAGCGCAAACATCAAATCTGCTTCTGCAACAACCTTGCCATCTACCAAAGCCTTGCCATGCACAGTACCGATCTTTGAACGCATCTTCCCGGCTTCTACCTCAAAAACTAACCTGTCACCGGGAATAACTGTTTTTCTAAATTTAGCATTATCTATCGCCATAAAAAACGCTAATTTCCCTCTATTCTCTTCGCTGGCTAGCATCATTACTCCACCGACCTGGGCCATCGCCTCTAAAATAAGTACTCCCGGCATAATCGGCCTCCCTGGAAAATGCCCTCTAAAAAAATCATCATTCATCGTTACATTTTTAAAACCAACTGCCCTCTTTCCTTTTTCCAAATGGGTAACCCGGTCAACAAATAGAAACGGCTGGCGATGCGGCAGGATTTTCATGATTTCATTAATATCTAAAGCCTCTTTCATATTACTAGCTCCTTGTGAAGTTGTTCTCTGTTGGTAAATCTTTTGGGCGATCTTTAAATTTAAAGAATGGCCACTTCTTAATGCAATCACATGGCCGCGGATTGGACAACCTGCCAGATAAAGATCTCCGATTAAATCCAGAATCTTATGCCTTACAAACTCATCCTTAAATCTGAGTTTATTTTTAATTACGCCTTCATCTCCTACAACCAGAGTATTTTCGTAGTTAGCGCCCATGCCTAAACCTTGACTCTGTAAATCTTTTGCCTCGCTTTCAAGGCAAAAAGTGCGCGCTGGGGCAATCTCGGTTTTAAAAGATTCTGCATTAATGAGTATCTCTAAAAATTGCGACGATAACATTGGATGGTCATAGTTTAAAGTATAAGAAACTTTAAACTCGCAAGACGGCATAATTGTAATGGAGCTTGCGCCCTCTTGGATAGTTATTGGCTGGCAAACTCTATAAATATATTTTTCTTTATCCTGTTCCTTTAGGCCACCATCGACAAGTGCCTCTACAAAACTAATCGAACTTCCGTCTAAACCGGGAAGTTCATTATTATCTATCTCAACATCAATATTATCTATTCCCAAACTAAATAACGCAGCCATAAGATGCTCAATGGTCTGCACCTCTGCCTGGTTATTTCCGATAGAAGAACGGCGGCTTGATTTTTGTATAAGCAGGGACTCAACATTGGCTTTTATCCTCGGGGAACCTGCAATATCCGTGCGGATAAAAGTTACCCCGCTATCTACTTGCGCCGGCTTAAGAATTACATTGACATTATGGCCGGTATGGATACCTTTACCTTTAAGGTGGATCTCTCTGTTAATTGTTTTCTGTTTTTCCATTTATTTAATTCGAGCCTCAAGCTCTTCAATCTTTTTCTTTAACTCTTTGACCAAATCAAATAGCTTAGGCAAATTCTGAAGGCTGGCATTTGCTCTCTGAGTAGTCATAAACGGACGGGCAGGATATCCCGAAACCATTGTATTGGCGGGTACAGATTTAGCCACTCCGGTTTGCGCAGTTACAATAGCATTATCGCCAACAGTAATATGGCCGACTAATCCGGCTTGGCCGCCTAAAATTACACTATTACCGATAATCGTGCTGCCTGATATTCCAACTTGAGCTACAATCAGAGAATTTTCACCAATAACTACATTATGAGCAATCTGCACTAAATTATCAATTTTAGTTCCGCGCCCGATGATCGTCCTGTCAAAACGTGCCCGGTCAATAGTAACATTAGCGCCAATCTCAACATCATCGCCGATTTCAACTGTCCCCACCTGAGGAATCTTGTGGTGTATCCCTTTAATCGTAGCGAATCCAAAACCATCGGAACCTATAACCGTTCCCGAATGAATAATTACTCCAGCTCCAATATCAACACGTTCACGTATTGAAACATGGGGGTAAATCAGGGTTTTAACCCCTATTTTTGTATGGTGGCCGATATAACAGGAAGCATAAATTATAGCATTATCCCCTATGGTTACATCATCTTCGATAACTGTATAAGGCCCAATAGCCACATTGGCCCCTAAAGTTACATTTTTCCCCATCATTACCGTAGGGTCTATGCGCTTGGGATGGCCTACCTCATCAGGCATAAACATAGAAATAATCTTTGCAAAGGCCAGGGAAGGATTATCAATTACAATTACCGGTTTACTGGTTTCTCGAGCATCGGCTGAAGTAACAATCGCGCTAGCTAATGTTTTATCCATAAGCGAGCTGTATTTAGGATTGGCTAAAAAGGTAATATCACCTTCAACTGCCTCTTTAATTCCCGAAGCCCCGGTAATCAGAATATCGCCATTGCCGATAACCTGGCCACCAATAAACTTAGCTATTTCACTAAGTGTCTTTTGCATTTAATAAACACCTAAGAAGTACATAAAAACTCTTATTTACTGGGACTATTTAGAATCGCGATAATTTGATTTGTAATATCCATACTTTTGGTTTGATAAACCAAAACCCGGTCATTAAAAACAAGGGTATATCCTTCTTTTTCGGCATATTTCTTAACTGCGACTTCGATATCCTTAAGAATCTCTTTCATTCTTTCTTCCTGCTCTTTACGTAAGTCAGCCTGTTTCTGACGGTCAGAATCCTGAAAAGATTTTACCTTTGCCTGAAGATCGGCATTCTTTGCTTCTCTTTGTTTGTCATTAAGTAAATTTAATTTATCTTGAGCGGCTTTGAGATCGGCGACTTTTTTATCACGTTCATCGGTATAAACTTTTTCTTTATCGGTTAAAGTTTTATCATAACCTTTGGTTTTATTATATTCGCTAAAAGCGCGGCTTAAATCAATGTAACCGAATTTATCCGCTGCCTGAGCGCTTCCAATCAATAAAACTAAGCTAAAAACTGCTCCTAACAAAACTACTGTTGCCTTTCTCATCTTTCCTCCTGTTTTTGAGAATCCAGGTGACGATTCTAGAAATCACAGAACCGTCCCCATGTTTTTTAATTTTATTAAAATCCGTGGCTGGCGCTGAAGTGAAACCGTCCGCCGCTCTTCTTAGAACTTTCTCCAGATTCTTTATCCATAGGAATACCATAATCCAGCATTATCGGGCCAATCGGGGTTTTAATACGTAAACCCAAACCGATACCAGATTTTAATCCTCCAGAATTAGCTACCCCATTGGCATTCTTATTAGAGAAAATATCACCTGCCTTCTCCCAAACATTACCTACATCGTAAAATGCGGCAACCTTTAAAAAACTAAACAAGGGATAAGTATATTCAATATTACCAACTGCCATCGATGCGCCACCCAATGGGTCTTTAGATAAAGGGTCAACAGGCCCAACTTTTCTTTCTTCATAACCTCTAATGGTATAAGCGCCGCCGGCAAAGAACCTTTCATATATAGGTATTTTTTCTGTGCTCCCATAAGGATCTGCCAAACCAAGCCTGCCCCTTATTTCAAGTACCGCCCCACGAGGCATAGGAAAATAATGTGATGCCCTGGTAAAGAATTTCGTATAGTTTTTATCCCCACTCAGCGCTCCACCGGCAAAATCAAAAGAAGCAGTAAGAAAGTTACCTTTTCTGGTATCAAAAACATTATCCCTTGAATCATAAGTTAAACTCGGAGAAATAACACTAATATTATTTTTTCCTACCTCAGCCAGTAGATCGTTTGAGGCGTCGCTTGAAGGATTTTTAATATTTATCTGATCCATGCGATACATAAGATCCCCTCTTAAATATTCTGATATCTCCTTGCCTAAACGTAAATCCCCGCCAGTAACCGTCTCATCATAACCATATCCTGTATCGGTATCCCGGTCATGCGTGCGCCGGTATAAATCAAAACCAAAAGAAACCGGATAGTCAAACATCCATGGCTCGGTAAAGCTTAATTCAAAACCATTGCTTAAATTACCGATAGATGCCCGCGCCTTTAAATTTTGGCCTGCACCGGTAAAATAAGGCCAGTTTCTCCAATCAAAATTCTTCTGCTCAA
The Candidatus Omnitrophota bacterium DNA segment above includes these coding regions:
- the lpxD gene encoding UDP-3-O-(3-hydroxymyristoyl)glucosamine N-acyltransferase — its product is MQKTLSEIAKFIGGQVIGNGDILITGASGIKEAVEGDITFLANPKYSSLMDKTLASAIVTSADARETSKPVIVIDNPSLAFAKIISMFMPDEVGHPKRIDPTVMMGKNVTLGANVAIGPYTVIEDDVTIGDNAIIYASCYIGHHTKIGVKTLIYPHVSIRERVDIGAGVIIHSGTVIGSDGFGFATIKGIHHKIPQVGTVEIGDDVEIGANVTIDRARFDRTIIGRGTKIDNLVQIAHNVVIGENSLIVAQVGISGSTIIGNSVILGGQAGLVGHITVGDNAIVTAQTGVAKSVPANTMVSGYPARPFMTTQRANASLQNLPKLFDLVKELKKKIEELEARIK
- a CDS encoding bifunctional UDP-3-O-[3-hydroxymyristoyl] N-acetylglucosamine deacetylase/3-hydroxyacyl-ACP dehydratase — translated: MEKQKTINREIHLKGKGIHTGHNVNVILKPAQVDSGVTFIRTDIAGSPRIKANVESLLIQKSSRRSSIGNNQAEVQTIEHLMAALFSLGIDNIDVEIDNNELPGLDGSSISFVEALVDGGLKEQDKEKYIYRVCQPITIQEGASSITIMPSCEFKVSYTLNYDHPMLSSQFLEILINAESFKTEIAPARTFCLESEAKDLQSQGLGMGANYENTLVVGDEGVIKNKLRFKDEFVRHKILDLIGDLYLAGCPIRGHVIALRSGHSLNLKIAQKIYQQRTTSQGASNMKEALDINEIMKILPHRQPFLFVDRVTHLEKGKRAVGFKNVTMNDDFFRGHFPGRPIMPGVLILEAMAQVGGVMMLASEENRGKLAFFMAIDNAKFRKTVIPGDRLVFEVEAGKMRSKIGTVHGKALVDGKVVAEADLMFALVDN
- a CDS encoding OmpH family outer membrane protein; amino-acid sequence: MRKATVVLLGAVFSLVLLIGSAQAADKFGYIDLSRAFSEYNKTKGYDKTLTDKEKVYTDERDKKVADLKAAQDKLNLLNDKQREAKNADLQAKVKSFQDSDRQKQADLRKEQEERMKEILKDIEVAVKKYAEKEGYTLVFNDRVLVYQTKSMDITNQIIAILNSPSK
- the lpxA gene encoding acyl-ACP--UDP-N-acetylglucosamine O-acyltransferase codes for the protein MKIHPSAIISSKAKLDSGVAVGPYSIISDNVTIGADTLIGPHCVIEGNTTIGKSCEIFTGAVVGSRPQDLKFKGEKVFLEIGNNNIIREYCTLNPGTKEGAKTVIGDNNLLMAYSHVAHDCNVGNWCVLANNSTLAGHVTIEDRAVIGGIVAIHQFVRIGMLSIIGGCSKVVQDIPPFSTCDGHPARVYGLNLVGLRRKGISNKSIKQLDQAFRVIFNSGLSVKHAIEKVEKELEKSEEISYLINFAKSSERGLARSCR